The following nucleotide sequence is from Streptomyces pactum.
GCCAGCACCCCGCCCAGGGTCCGCCGCAGCCGGGACATCTCCGCCCGCACCGTGACCGTCCGCGCCGGATCGCCGAACAGGTCCGCCGCCAGCTGCGCCGCGCTGCGCCCGGCCGGGTGCAGCGCCAGCACCAGCAGCAGTTCGGTGTGGCGCGGACTCAGCTCCTGCGTCCAGCTGCCGGCCGGGCCGGACACCCGGACGCTCCACGAACGGGCCCCGCTCACGTCCAGCACCAGCTGGCCGGGCTCGGCCGCCTCCCCGGACCCCACCCGCACCAGCCAGCCTCCCGGCAGCGGCTCCAGGGTGCACCGGCCCAGCGCGGGCAGCCAGGTGGGTCCGGGCCGCGGGGTCCGGGGCAGCGTCACCCGGTCCGGCGGGGTGGTCCCGGTCGCCGCCGCCGGCCACCCGGCCCCGTCCACCGCCAGCGCGGTCCCCTCCAGCCGCGCCAGCACCGGCGCCGCGACCGCCCGCAGCCGCTCCAGGGACGACCAGTGCCGGGCCCGCAGCTCCCCCTCGGCCAGCTGGGCCACCGCCGTCACCAGCGGCAGCGTCGCGGGGTGGGCGCTGGCCACCGGGCCGGTCACGTTCACCGCGCCCAGCAGCCGGCCGTCCCGCGGGTCGTGCAGCGGGGCCGCGGCGCACACCAGGGCCCGCAGGGTGCGCACGTAGTGTTCCTCGGCGTGCACCTGCACCGGGCGCCGGGTGACCAGGGCGGTACCGATGCCGTTGGTGCCGACCGTCTCCTCGCCCCAGTAGGCGCCCTCGTGGAGGTCCAGCCGCTCGGCCCGGCGGCGCACCGCGGGGCTGCCGTCCTGCCACAGCACCCAGCCGTCGGCGTCGGTGACGACCAGGACGTGCCGGTCGTCCTCGATCACCGGCCGCAGGCCCTCGCGCAGCCGGGGCATCAGCTCGGCCAGCGGGG
It contains:
- a CDS encoding helix-turn-helix domain-containing protein, encoding MNLRSKERTIPSVPPARPVIAESWRRALAGGVDPERGRSARALTAEQLAHRRHGSPLAELMPRLREGLRPVIEDDRHVLVVTDADGWVLWQDGSPAVRRRAERLDLHEGAYWGEETVGTNGIGTALVTRRPVQVHAEEHYVRTLRALVCAAAPLHDPRDGRLLGAVNVTGPVASAHPATLPLVTAVAQLAEGELRARHWSSLERLRAVAAPVLARLEGTALAVDGAGWPAAATGTTPPDRVTLPRTPRPGPTWLPALGRCTLEPLPGGWLVRVGSGEAAEPGQLVLDVSGARSWSVRVSGPAGSWTQELSPRHTELLLVLALHPAGRSAAQLAADLFGDPARTVTVRAEMSRLRRTLGGVLAHRPYRFADGVRVEVLRPRTPGELLPFSTAPAIVAARRA